One window of the Allorhizobium ampelinum S4 genome contains the following:
- the ptsP gene encoding phosphoenolpyruvate--protein phosphotransferase — protein sequence MRDLSAGPRVLLKRLRELMAEPLEPQERLDRITRQIASNMVAEVCSVYVLRSDGVLELYATEGLNPDAVHLAQLKMGQGLVGTIAASAQPLNLSDAQAHPAFRYLPETGEEIYHSFLGVPILRAGRSLGVLVVQNKAQRNYREDELEALETTAMVLAEMIATGDLKKITRPGLELDLTRAVTIDGDSYSEGIGLGHVVLHEPRIVVTNLLNEDTETELKRMAESLGSLRISIDDMLSRREVAMEGEHREVLETYRMFAHDQGWVRRMEEAIRNGLTAEAAVEKVQSDTKARMMRLTDPYMRERMHDFDDLANRLLRQLTGFSGSSAEGFPSDAVIFARAMGAAELLDYPRQNIRGLVLEDGAVTSHVVIVARAMGIAVVGQAAGAVALAENGDAVIIDGDDGKVHVRPMVDLQTAYEEKVKLRARRQEQFKALRDVEPLSKDGQRIKLQMNAGLMVDLPQLAESGAEGIGLFRTELQFMIASTMPKADEQEALYRNVLKQAKGRPVTFRTLDIGGDKVLPYFRSHEEENPALGWRAIRLSLDRPGLLRTQMRALLKAATGGELKMMLPMVTEVSEIRAARELLQKEVQHISKFGHGLPKRLQFGVMLEVPALMWQLDELMQEVDFVSVGSNDLFQFSMAVDRGNARVSDRFDTLGRPFLRILRDIVRAADRHDTPVTLCGEMAGKPLSSMALFAIGFRSVSMSPTAIGPIKAMLLQLDIGRLSAELNALLDDNRPSEPIRAFLTRFAEQNGVPV from the coding sequence CTCAGGAGCGTCTTGACCGTATCACTCGCCAGATCGCGAGCAATATGGTTGCCGAAGTTTGCTCCGTTTATGTTTTGCGTTCCGATGGTGTGCTGGAGCTTTACGCCACCGAAGGTCTCAATCCCGACGCGGTGCATCTGGCCCAGCTGAAAATGGGGCAAGGTCTGGTCGGTACCATCGCGGCATCCGCCCAACCACTCAATCTTTCCGATGCGCAGGCGCATCCCGCTTTCCGCTATCTCCCTGAAACTGGTGAGGAAATTTATCATTCCTTCCTCGGTGTGCCGATTTTGCGGGCTGGCCGCAGTCTTGGCGTTCTTGTCGTCCAGAACAAGGCGCAACGGAATTATCGGGAAGACGAGCTTGAAGCGCTTGAAACCACGGCCATGGTGCTGGCCGAAATGATTGCCACTGGCGATTTGAAGAAAATTACCCGGCCGGGCCTTGAATTGGACCTGACGCGGGCCGTGACCATCGATGGCGACAGCTATAGCGAGGGCATCGGTCTTGGCCATGTCGTGCTGCACGAACCGCGCATCGTAGTCACCAATCTGTTGAACGAGGATACCGAGACCGAGCTGAAGCGGATGGCCGAATCGCTCGGCTCCCTGCGCATCTCCATCGATGACATGCTGTCGCGCCGCGAAGTGGCAATGGAAGGCGAGCATCGTGAGGTGCTGGAAACCTACCGGATGTTTGCCCATGACCAGGGCTGGGTGCGGCGCATGGAAGAGGCGATCCGCAACGGCCTGACGGCGGAAGCGGCGGTCGAAAAGGTCCAGAGCGATACAAAGGCGCGGATGATGCGCCTGACCGATCCCTATATGCGCGAGCGCATGCATGATTTTGACGATCTGGCCAACCGGTTGCTGCGGCAGCTGACCGGATTTTCCGGCAGTAGCGCCGAAGGATTTCCCTCGGATGCGGTGATTTTCGCCCGTGCCATGGGCGCTGCCGAATTGCTCGATTATCCGCGCCAGAACATTCGCGGTCTGGTACTCGAAGACGGCGCTGTCACCAGCCATGTGGTGATTGTTGCCCGCGCCATGGGCATTGCCGTGGTCGGGCAGGCAGCCGGTGCTGTGGCGCTGGCTGAAAACGGTGATGCCGTTATTATCGATGGCGATGACGGTAAGGTGCATGTGCGCCCGATGGTCGATCTGCAGACTGCCTATGAGGAAAAGGTCAAGCTGCGTGCTCGCCGCCAGGAACAGTTCAAGGCGCTGCGCGATGTTGAGCCGCTCAGCAAGGACGGACAGCGAATCAAATTGCAGATGAATGCCGGTTTGATGGTCGATCTGCCGCAATTGGCCGAATCGGGGGCCGAGGGCATTGGCCTGTTCCGCACCGAGTTGCAATTTATGATCGCTTCGACCATGCCCAAGGCCGATGAGCAGGAAGCGCTCTATCGCAATGTGCTGAAACAGGCGAAGGGTCGGCCCGTCACCTTCCGCACGCTGGATATCGGCGGCGATAAGGTGCTGCCCTATTTCCGCAGCCATGAGGAAGAAAACCCAGCTCTCGGCTGGCGCGCCATCCGGCTGTCGCTGGACCGGCCCGGCCTGTTGCGCACCCAGATGCGGGCGCTGTTGAAGGCCGCGACCGGGGGTGAGCTGAAGATGATGCTGCCGATGGTCACGGAAGTGTCGGAAATCCGCGCTGCCCGCGAATTGCTGCAGAAGGAAGTGCAGCATATTTCCAAATTCGGCCATGGCCTGCCAAAGCGGCTGCAATTCGGCGTGATGCTGGAGGTTCCTGCCCTGATGTGGCAACTTGACGAGTTGATGCAGGAAGTGGATTTCGTCTCGGTTGGCTCCAATGACCTGTTCCAGTTTTCCATGGCGGTCGACCGGGGCAATGCCCGGGTGTCCGACCGGTTCGACACTCTGGGCCGGCCTTTCCTGCGCATTCTGCGCGATATTGTCCGCGCCGCCGATCGGCACGATACGCCGGTGACGCTGTGCGGCGAGATGGCGGGAAAGCCGTTGTCATCCATGGCGCTGTTTGCTATCGGCTTCCGTTCGGTGTCGATGTCGCCGACGGCCATCGGTCCGATCAAGGCCATGCTGTTGCAATTGGATATCGGCAGGCTTTCCGCCGAGCTGAATGCGTTGCTGGACGACAACAGGCCAAGTGAGCCGATCCGGGCTTTCCTGACACGGTTTGCCGAACAGAACGGCGTTCCGGTCTGA